One window of the Bradyrhizobium sp. NP1 genome contains the following:
- a CDS encoding Lrp/AsnC family transcriptional regulator, with amino-acid sequence MIEYTMKIDKIDLAILSRLQKNSTLSQRDLAEQVGLSQNACWRRLQRLNASGLLKGTTTDIDLAALGLDLTVFVMVRTRHHSKEWADRFRRHVERLPEVIDFHRIGGDWDYMIKVVAKGMHGYDVFYQRLITSFDLDRVTGLFSMEGIVRNRPVDLTRLVTIASDA; translated from the coding sequence ATGATCGAATATACCATGAAAATAGACAAGATTGATTTAGCCATCCTGAGCCGCCTTCAAAAGAACAGCACGCTCTCGCAACGGGATCTGGCCGAGCAGGTCGGGCTCTCCCAGAATGCCTGCTGGAGGCGCCTGCAGCGGCTCAATGCGAGCGGTCTGCTCAAGGGGACCACGACCGACATCGACCTTGCCGCGCTGGGGCTGGACCTGACCGTCTTTGTCATGGTGCGAACGCGCCACCATTCAAAGGAATGGGCGGACCGCTTTCGCAGGCATGTCGAGCGTTTGCCTGAAGTGATCGACTTCCACCGCATCGGAGGCGACTGGGACTACATGATCAAGGTCGTGGCCAAGGGCATGCACGGCTATGACGTGTTCTACCAACGCCTCATCACCAGTTTCGATCTCGACCGGGTCACTGGCCTGTTTTCCATGGAAGGGATCGTCCGCAATCGCCCCGTCGATCTCACCCGCCTGGTTACGATCGCCAGCGATGCCTGA
- a CDS encoding cytochrome P450 has protein sequence MRVDFTSEAFFRDPAAMVAELRAQGPVVFVHFPIVGRVWVTTTHEVAAHVLKESSTFTLRKEDGSVAGLRWWMPKFVETLASNMLTTDEPDHTRLRSVVDEAFRRRAVVGMEPRIRTIADGLAGDLFSEGSPADLVARYAQILPLAVICELLGLPEADRPTFIGWANAMARIKGAIGFFSVLPAFKRMRRYMEERLQAAREQGGEGLIAELVRVEMEGGRISPDEMLSMLFLLLNAGSLTTAHLISGSVFELLREPARRDWLRQDWSRTALAVEEFLRFVSPVQFSKPRYVRQDVELDGVKLKKGERVMAMLVAANVDPQVIDDPKALELARHPNRHMSFGTGIHFCLGHQLARIETACALQALFTRWPNLRLAVDPSEIRWQRQPGLRSLERLPVAAA, from the coding sequence ATGCGGGTGGATTTTACCAGCGAGGCTTTCTTTCGTGATCCTGCCGCGATGGTTGCGGAGTTGCGCGCGCAAGGGCCGGTGGTTTTCGTTCATTTTCCGATCGTGGGCCGGGTTTGGGTCACCACCACGCACGAGGTGGCTGCGCATGTGTTGAAGGAGTCCTCGACCTTTACGTTGCGCAAGGAGGACGGCTCCGTCGCCGGCTTGCGCTGGTGGATGCCGAAATTCGTTGAAACGCTCGCCAGCAACATGCTGACCACTGATGAGCCTGACCACACCCGCCTGCGCAGCGTTGTCGACGAAGCGTTCCGGCGCCGTGCCGTGGTGGGGATGGAACCGCGCATCCGCACGATCGCCGATGGCCTGGCCGGCGACTTGTTCAGTGAGGGGAGCCCGGCCGATCTTGTCGCGCGCTATGCGCAGATCTTGCCGCTGGCGGTCATTTGCGAATTGCTCGGCCTGCCGGAGGCCGACCGGCCCACCTTCATCGGCTGGGCCAACGCGATGGCGCGGATCAAGGGCGCGATCGGTTTTTTCAGTGTGCTTCCAGCCTTTAAAAGGATGCGGCGCTATATGGAAGAGCGTCTGCAAGCCGCCCGCGAGCAGGGCGGCGAAGGACTGATTGCCGAGCTCGTGCGAGTCGAGATGGAAGGCGGACGGATCAGTCCGGACGAGATGCTGTCGATGCTCTTTCTTTTGCTGAATGCGGGCTCGTTGACCACGGCGCATCTGATCAGCGGCTCGGTGTTCGAGCTGCTCAGGGAGCCGGCGCGGCGCGACTGGCTGAGGCAGGACTGGAGCCGCACGGCGCTCGCGGTCGAGGAGTTTCTGCGCTTCGTGTCGCCGGTGCAGTTTTCCAAGCCGCGCTACGTCCGCCAGGATGTGGAGCTCGATGGCGTCAAGCTGAAGAAGGGTGAGCGCGTCATGGCGATGCTCGTGGCGGCGAATGTCGATCCGCAGGTGATCGATGATCCGAAAGCGCTCGAGCTCGCGCGGCATCCGAACCGGCACATGTCGTTCGGGACCGGCATTCATTTCTGCCTCGGCCACCAGCTCGCGCGGATCGAGACCGCCTGTGCGCTTCAGGCGTTGTTCACGCGCTGGCCGAATCTCCGCCTCGCGGTCGACCCTTCCGAGATCCGGTGGCAGCGGCAGCCTGGCTTGCGCTCGCTCGAGCGGCTGCCGGTGGCGGCGGCTTAG
- a CDS encoding catechol 2,3-dioxygenase — protein MTPEPIFDLAHLGHMELLTPKPDESLEFFVDVMGMTVSARQGESVYLRGWDDYERYSLKLTASNTSGMGHMALRARSPQALERRVAALKGSEFAIGWIDGDMGQGPAFRCRDPDGHVVELYYETEWYKAPDELRPALKNQAQRFPARGVNVRRLDHLNCLAVDIKANRLFFENYLGLRTTEQIVLNDGTEAAMWMTMSNKSYDFAYTRDHYGQKGRFHHVTYALDSREEILRAADIFLENGVPIETGPHKHAIQQTFFLYVFEPGGNRVEVANAGARLILAPDWKPIVWTEEERKKGQAWGLKTIESFHTRGTPPVAGD, from the coding sequence ATGACGCCGGAGCCGATCTTCGATCTCGCCCATCTCGGCCATATGGAGCTGCTGACGCCGAAGCCCGACGAGAGCCTTGAATTCTTCGTCGACGTCATGGGCATGACCGTCAGCGCCAGGCAGGGCGAGTCCGTGTATTTGCGCGGCTGGGACGACTACGAGCGCTACTCGCTGAAGCTCACGGCGTCGAACACATCCGGCATGGGCCACATGGCGCTGCGTGCGCGCAGCCCGCAGGCGCTGGAGCGGCGGGTCGCCGCGCTCAAGGGGTCCGAATTCGCGATCGGCTGGATCGATGGCGACATGGGGCAGGGGCCGGCGTTCCGCTGCCGCGATCCCGACGGCCACGTGGTCGAGCTTTACTACGAGACCGAGTGGTACAAGGCGCCGGATGAGCTAAGACCTGCGCTGAAGAACCAGGCGCAGCGCTTTCCCGCGCGCGGCGTCAATGTGCGCAGGCTCGATCACCTCAATTGTCTCGCGGTCGACATCAAAGCCAACCGCCTGTTCTTCGAGAATTATCTCGGCCTGCGGACCACGGAGCAGATCGTGCTCAATGACGGCACGGAAGCGGCGATGTGGATGACGATGTCGAACAAGAGCTACGACTTTGCCTACACCCGCGACCACTACGGCCAGAAGGGCCGCTTCCACCACGTCACCTACGCGCTCGACAGCCGCGAGGAGATACTGCGCGCCGCCGATATTTTTCTCGAGAATGGCGTCCCGATCGAGACCGGCCCGCACAAGCACGCGATCCAGCAGACCTTCTTCCTCTACGTGTTCGAGCCCGGCGGCAACCGCGTCGAGGTGGCGAATGCCGGCGCGCGCCTGATCCTGGCCCCGGACTGGAAGCCGATCGTCTGGACCGAGGAGGAACGCAAGAAGGGCCAGGCCTGGGGTCTGAAGACGATCGAGTCCTTCCACACCCGCGGCACGCCGCCGGTCGCCGGCGATTAG
- a CDS encoding 4-carboxy-4-hydroxy-2-oxoadipate aldolase/oxaloacetate decarboxylase, producing the protein MKTIVVRNIKRTEADLVKRLGALGVSTVHEAYGRFGLMKPYLRPVWTGAEAAGTAVTVLAQPGDNWMIHVAVEQCRPGDMLVVGCTADNTDGMFGELLATSLKARGVVGLVIDAGCRDVKALREMGFPVWSRAISAKGTVKATPGAVNVPVVCAGINVHPGDAVIADEDGVVVVQRKYATDVVARAEKRHADEEGKRRQLASGVLGLDMYNMREPLAKAGLVYVDEAEPE; encoded by the coding sequence ATGAAGACTATTGTCGTCCGCAACATCAAGCGCACCGAGGCCGATCTCGTGAAGCGGCTCGGCGCGCTCGGCGTCTCCACGGTGCACGAAGCCTACGGCCGCTTCGGGTTGATGAAGCCCTATCTGCGGCCGGTCTGGACGGGGGCGGAAGCCGCCGGCACTGCGGTTACGGTGCTGGCGCAGCCCGGCGACAACTGGATGATCCATGTCGCGGTCGAGCAGTGCAGGCCGGGCGACATGCTGGTGGTCGGCTGCACCGCCGACAATACCGACGGCATGTTCGGCGAACTGCTGGCGACTTCGCTGAAGGCGCGCGGCGTGGTCGGGCTCGTGATCGATGCCGGCTGCCGCGACGTGAAGGCGCTACGCGAGATGGGCTTTCCGGTGTGGTCGCGTGCGATCTCGGCCAAGGGCACGGTGAAGGCGACGCCGGGTGCGGTCAACGTGCCCGTGGTCTGCGCCGGCATCAACGTTCATCCCGGCGACGCCGTAATCGCGGACGAGGACGGCGTCGTCGTGGTGCAGCGGAAATACGCCACCGACGTCGTCGCCAGGGCTGAGAAGCGCCACGCCGACGAGGAAGGCAAGCGCAGGCAGCTCGCATCGGGTGTGCTGGGCCTCGACATGTACAACATGCGCGAGCCGCTCGCGAAGGCCGGCCTTGTCTATGTCGATGAAGCGGAGCCCGAATAA
- a CDS encoding PIG-L deacetylase family protein: MKTGLVVSAHPGDFVWRAGGAIALHAKKGYRVKIVCLAYGERGESQFAWKQPGMTLAKVKAGRKDEAERAAAALGAEIEFFDAGDYPLRLTEAHMERLIDIYRELNPSFVLTHSLEDPYNVDHPAATAYAQEARIVAQAMGHKPSADYNYNAPPVFLFEPHQPEMCNFKPQVILNIDEVWDIKRTTFEILAAQKHLWAYYERVALQRGMQGGRNSGKAMTYGEAYQRLFPMAVEELI; this comes from the coding sequence ATGAAGACTGGTCTCGTTGTCTCCGCCCATCCCGGCGACTTCGTTTGGCGCGCCGGCGGGGCGATCGCGCTCCATGCGAAAAAGGGATACCGCGTCAAGATCGTCTGCCTCGCCTACGGCGAACGCGGCGAGTCGCAATTTGCCTGGAAGCAGCCGGGCATGACGCTCGCGAAGGTCAAGGCCGGCCGCAAGGACGAGGCGGAACGCGCCGCCGCCGCGCTCGGCGCCGAGATCGAATTCTTCGATGCCGGCGATTATCCGCTGCGGCTGACGGAGGCGCATATGGAGCGGCTGATCGACATCTATCGCGAGCTCAATCCGAGCTTCGTGCTGACGCATTCGCTGGAAGATCCCTACAACGTCGATCATCCCGCCGCGACCGCCTATGCGCAGGAAGCGCGCATCGTGGCGCAGGCGATGGGCCACAAGCCGAGTGCGGACTATAATTACAATGCGCCGCCGGTGTTCCTGTTCGAACCGCACCAGCCCGAGATGTGCAACTTCAAGCCGCAAGTGATCCTCAATATCGACGAGGTCTGGGACATCAAGCGCACGACCTTCGAGATCCTCGCGGCGCAAAAGCATCTCTGGGCCTATTACGAGCGCGTCGCGCTGCAGCGGGGCATGCAGGGCGGGCGCAACTCGGGCAAGGCCATGACCTATGGCGAGGCCTATCAGCGGCTGTTTCCGATGGCGGTGGAGGAACTCATATGA
- a CDS encoding TetR/AcrR family transcriptional regulator, translated as MVIRSNAEAANRKPNLREAILAAAEELFATNGFNAVSVRDIAQAAGANPGSVTYHFKTKDGLLLEIYRRHCGPMNLRRSELLAAALRVRDLQDRLEAIVRAYVLPAFSSGSDLAGGGARFTRLRAVMSAEGNDVARRIIAQTFDDTSHAFIDAIYASLPHIPRAEIVWRCHFLLGALYYSLVTPERVSRLSRGDADGTDAADAIEQLVRATVAALQAQPLDQLVPSRARSARVKH; from the coding sequence ATGGTCATACGATCAAATGCGGAAGCGGCGAACCGCAAGCCCAATCTGCGCGAGGCGATCCTGGCGGCGGCGGAAGAGCTGTTCGCAACCAACGGCTTCAACGCGGTCTCGGTGCGCGACATCGCGCAGGCCGCCGGCGCCAATCCGGGCAGCGTCACCTATCATTTCAAGACCAAGGACGGCCTGCTGCTCGAGATCTACCGGCGCCATTGCGGGCCGATGAACCTGCGCCGTTCCGAGCTCCTGGCCGCAGCGCTGCGCGTGCGCGACCTGCAGGACCGGCTGGAGGCGATCGTTCGCGCCTATGTGCTTCCGGCATTTTCGTCGGGCAGCGATCTGGCAGGCGGCGGCGCGCGCTTCACCCGGTTGCGCGCGGTGATGTCGGCCGAGGGCAACGACGTGGCGCGCAGGATCATCGCGCAGACCTTCGACGACACCAGTCACGCCTTCATCGACGCGATCTATGCGAGCCTGCCGCATATTCCCCGCGCCGAGATCGTGTGGCGCTGTCACTTCCTGCTCGGCGCGCTCTACTACTCGCTGGTGACGCCGGAGCGCGTTTCGCGGTTGTCGCGCGGCGACGCCGACGGCACCGATGCGGCCGACGCGATCGAGCAGCTCGTGCGGGCGACCGTCGCCGCGCTGCAGGCGCAGCCGCTCGACCAGCTTGTGCCGTCGCGCGCGCGATCGGCAAGGGTCAAGCACTAG
- a CDS encoding SDR family NAD(P)-dependent oxidoreductase — protein sequence MSERGAFEGRVALVTGGSRGIGADIAQALARRGARVVVSGRDAAALERVVAGIAAAGGNAIAIAADLTQEEAVARLRKAAVRAFGVPTLIAACAGGGGEPTPLVEHSLERWHRTLDNNLTSVFLTLRAFLPAMMTAGSGAVVLMSSSAGRQLSGASASYAAAKAGLQALTRQAAAEAASRQVRVNAIAPSAVVTDRLAAAPATVRNSIANGFPLQRIGTVTDVTEAALFLLSDAAGWITGATLDVAGGRVML from the coding sequence ATGTCTGAGAGGGGCGCGTTTGAGGGCCGCGTCGCGCTGGTGACCGGCGGCTCGCGCGGCATCGGCGCTGATATTGCGCAGGCGCTGGCAAGGCGTGGCGCCAGGGTCGTGGTCAGCGGGCGCGACGCGGCCGCGCTCGAGCGTGTCGTGGCTGGCATTGCGGCGGCCGGAGGAAACGCCATCGCGATCGCGGCCGATCTCACGCAGGAGGAGGCGGTGGCGCGGCTGCGCAAGGCGGCCGTGCGTGCGTTCGGCGTCCCCACCTTAATCGCGGCCTGTGCGGGGGGCGGCGGCGAGCCGACGCCGCTGGTCGAGCACAGCCTTGAGCGTTGGCACAGAACGCTGGACAACAACCTGACCTCGGTCTTCCTGACGCTGCGCGCCTTCCTGCCCGCGATGATGACGGCGGGAAGCGGCGCGGTCGTGCTGATGTCGTCGTCGGCCGGCCGCCAGCTCTCGGGTGCGTCCGCATCCTACGCCGCCGCGAAAGCCGGACTGCAGGCGCTGACCCGCCAGGCGGCGGCCGAGGCTGCTTCCCGCCAGGTGCGCGTCAATGCGATCGCGCCTTCCGCTGTCGTGACCGATCGGCTTGCTGCCGCGCCCGCCACGGTCCGCAATTCCATTGCCAATGGGTTCCCGTTGCAGCGGATCGGAACCGTCACCGACGTGACGGAGGCGGCGCTCTTCCTGCTGTCGGATGCCGCAGGCTGGATCACCGGCGCCACGCTCGACGTCGCCGGCGGCCGGGTCATGCTCTGA
- a CDS encoding TetR/AcrR family transcriptional regulator → MTKRHYSSPVREKAAAEKRERTLAAAAEVLASGDLTAFSLDAVAQRAGVTRLTVYNQFGSRSGLLEAVFDDRAMRGGLGRIASAMAMADAQAALRRIIEIFCEFWESNRALGPLHAAISLDPEFAAALEQRNERRRRLLTTLVTRLAGEAPLARRRDAVDMMFVMTGQPAYASLRKGRSTVEACRLITHGCEAALRAL, encoded by the coding sequence ATGACCAAGCGCCACTATTCGAGCCCCGTGAGGGAGAAGGCCGCCGCCGAGAAGCGGGAGCGGACGCTTGCGGCCGCGGCCGAGGTGCTGGCGAGCGGCGACCTGACCGCGTTCTCGCTCGACGCGGTCGCGCAGCGCGCCGGCGTGACGCGGCTCACCGTCTACAATCAGTTCGGCTCGCGAAGCGGGTTGCTCGAAGCGGTGTTCGATGACCGCGCCATGCGCGGCGGCCTCGGGCGCATCGCATCCGCGATGGCGATGGCCGACGCGCAGGCCGCGCTTCGCCGCATCATCGAGATCTTCTGCGAGTTCTGGGAGTCCAACCGGGCCCTTGGTCCGCTACATGCGGCAATTTCGCTCGACCCGGAATTCGCCGCCGCGCTCGAACAGCGCAACGAGCGCCGCCGCAGGCTCCTGACCACGCTGGTCACGCGGCTGGCGGGCGAGGCTCCCCTCGCCCGCCGCCGCGACGCCGTCGACATGATGTTCGTGATGACCGGCCAGCCGGCCTATGCCTCGCTGCGCAAGGGCCGCAGCACCGTTGAAGCCTGCCGCCTGATCACGCACGGCTGTGAAGCCGCGCTTCGCGCGCTGTGA
- the aqpZ gene encoding aquaporin Z: MQNDMQRRLAAEFVGTFWLVFGGCGAAVVSAAFPQLGIGFLGVAFAFGLTVLTMAYAVGHVSGGHFNPAVTLGLWAAGRCENRHVVPYIVAQVVGAIIASAALYFIASGKPDWVMGGFASNGYGELSPSHFSVGACFAAELLLTFFFLVIIIGTTSKGAAVGFAGIPIGLGLTLIHLISIPITNTSVNPARSIAPALFAGGPYIGQLWLFIVAPVVGALIAGWLTRMLYED; the protein is encoded by the coding sequence ATGCAGAACGATATGCAACGGCGGCTGGCCGCCGAATTCGTCGGGACATTCTGGCTGGTGTTTGGAGGCTGCGGCGCCGCCGTCGTCTCGGCGGCGTTTCCCCAGCTCGGCATCGGCTTTCTCGGCGTCGCTTTCGCCTTCGGCCTGACGGTGCTGACCATGGCCTACGCGGTCGGGCACGTCTCCGGGGGCCATTTCAATCCGGCCGTGACGCTCGGCCTCTGGGCCGCCGGCCGCTGCGAGAACAGGCACGTCGTCCCCTATATCGTCGCGCAGGTCGTCGGCGCGATCATTGCATCTGCCGCACTCTATTTCATCGCATCCGGAAAGCCCGACTGGGTCATGGGCGGCTTTGCCTCGAACGGCTACGGCGAGCTCAGTCCATCGCATTTCAGCGTCGGCGCCTGCTTCGCAGCCGAGCTGCTGCTGACGTTCTTCTTCCTGGTGATCATCATCGGCACCACATCCAAGGGCGCCGCGGTGGGCTTCGCCGGCATTCCGATCGGCCTTGGATTGACGCTGATCCACCTGATCTCGATTCCGATCACCAACACGTCGGTCAATCCGGCGCGCAGCATCGCGCCTGCGCTGTTCGCCGGCGGCCCGTATATCGGGCAGCTCTGGCTCTTCATCGTGGCGCCCGTCGTCGGCGCGCTGATCGCCGGATGGCTGACACGCATGCTGTACGAAGACTGA
- a CDS encoding DUF6882 domain-containing protein: MQKRNEAWLRDYGLRDCRYDCSLEDARLIFATDSGTVSADIRVIGSASLSGGTFLWSWANETIPPQARRGLESVRAFGNRHGLTLLVTPEWPAGRDDALEIAAVAARLLDASGVWIEALEDVTLFFALSNFRRDEGRPSAR, encoded by the coding sequence ATGCAGAAACGCAACGAGGCATGGTTGCGCGATTATGGGCTGCGCGACTGCCGGTATGACTGTTCGCTCGAGGATGCACGGCTGATCTTCGCCACCGACAGCGGCACGGTCAGCGCGGACATCCGCGTGATCGGCTCGGCCTCGTTGTCCGGGGGGACGTTCCTGTGGTCCTGGGCCAATGAGACGATCCCACCACAGGCCCGGCGCGGACTGGAAAGCGTGCGCGCGTTTGGCAACAGGCACGGGCTGACTTTGCTGGTCACGCCCGAATGGCCGGCAGGGCGGGATGACGCGCTGGAAATAGCGGCCGTCGCAGCGAGGCTGCTCGATGCATCCGGCGTATGGATCGAAGCGCTTGAAGACGTGACGCTGTTCTTTGCTCTGTCGAACTTTCGAAGGGACGAGGGTCGGCCGAGCGCGCGGTGA
- a CDS encoding DUF87 domain-containing protein, which produces MTSLGRVISVRGSLARVGLLSTSKMTIPEIRATVGRFVSIRCPNSIIVAMITDVSCEQVPSSADYIATAGVDLLGEILGGERPKFQRGVTHYPTIGDPVDLINNQELRTVYAPSGSDQINVGTLQQDPSVIAYVDVEEMLSKHFAVLGSTGVGKSTGVSLLLNEILKSRPNLRIFLLDVHNEYGRCFGERAQVLNPRNLRLPFWLFNFEEIVDVLFGGRPGVPDELDILAEVIPLAKGVYTQYQHSDRIGLKRADPRAVGYTVDTPVPYRLVDLISLIDERMGKLENRSSRIIYHKLISRIETVRNDPRYAFMFDNANVGGDTMAEVISYLFRLPAQGRPMTIMQLAGFPAEVVDSVVSVLCRMAFDFGLWSDGVSPLLFVCEEAHRYASADRSIGFGPTRKAVSRIAKEGRKYGVYLGLVTQRPAELDATIISQCNTLFTMRLANDRDQALLRSAVSDAAANLLSFVPSLGTREVLAFGEGVALPTRLRFKEVPPHQLPRSEAAIKTMPSVAAGHDLHFVAAVLERWRGATSQRDVPNDPSLGDRQTVRPSEPRPVEAPMLQPSMGLDPDRFSLLKKPLR; this is translated from the coding sequence GTGACATCTTTAGGACGTGTAATTTCGGTTCGCGGATCGCTCGCCCGGGTCGGCCTGCTTTCGACCAGCAAGATGACGATCCCGGAAATACGCGCCACGGTCGGCCGTTTCGTCAGCATCCGCTGCCCGAACTCGATCATCGTCGCGATGATCACCGACGTCTCCTGCGAACAGGTGCCCAGTTCCGCGGACTACATCGCCACCGCCGGCGTCGACCTGCTCGGCGAAATCCTCGGCGGCGAGCGCCCGAAATTCCAGCGCGGCGTCACCCACTATCCTACCATCGGCGACCCTGTCGACCTCATCAACAACCAGGAGTTGCGCACGGTCTATGCGCCGAGCGGCTCCGACCAGATCAATGTCGGCACCCTGCAGCAAGACCCTTCCGTCATCGCCTATGTCGACGTCGAGGAAATGCTGTCCAAGCATTTCGCGGTGCTCGGCTCGACCGGCGTCGGCAAATCGACCGGCGTCTCGCTGCTGCTCAACGAAATCCTGAAGTCGCGGCCGAACCTGCGCATCTTCCTGCTCGACGTCCACAACGAATATGGCCGCTGCTTCGGCGAGCGCGCGCAGGTGCTCAACCCGCGCAACCTGCGCCTGCCGTTCTGGCTGTTCAACTTCGAGGAAATCGTCGACGTGCTGTTTGGCGGGCGGCCCGGCGTGCCCGACGAGCTCGACATCCTCGCCGAGGTGATCCCGCTCGCCAAGGGCGTCTATACCCAGTACCAGCACTCCGACCGCATCGGATTGAAGCGCGCCGACCCGCGGGCGGTCGGCTACACCGTCGACACGCCGGTGCCCTACCGCCTGGTCGACCTGATTTCGCTGATCGACGAACGGATGGGAAAACTGGAGAACCGTTCGTCGCGCATCATCTATCACAAGCTGATCTCGCGCATCGAGACCGTGCGCAACGATCCGCGCTACGCCTTCATGTTCGACAACGCCAATGTCGGCGGCGACACCATGGCGGAAGTGATCAGCTACCTGTTCCGCCTGCCGGCGCAGGGCCGGCCGATGACCATCATGCAGCTCGCCGGCTTCCCGGCGGAAGTGGTTGATTCCGTCGTCTCGGTGCTGTGCCGCATGGCGTTCGATTTCGGGCTCTGGAGCGACGGCGTCTCGCCGCTGCTGTTCGTCTGCGAAGAGGCGCACCGCTATGCCTCCGCCGACCGCAGCATCGGTTTCGGCCCGACCCGCAAGGCGGTGTCGCGCATCGCCAAGGAAGGCCGCAAATACGGCGTCTATCTCGGCCTCGTCACCCAGCGCCCTGCCGAGCTCGACGCCACCATCATCTCCCAGTGCAACACGCTGTTCACGATGCGGCTCGCCAACGACCGCGACCAGGCGCTGCTGCGCTCGGCGGTCTCTGACGCTGCGGCGAACCTCTTGTCCTTTGTGCCTTCGCTCGGCACGCGTGAAGTGCTCGCCTTCGGCGAAGGCGTGGCGCTACCGACCCGGCTGCGCTTCAAGGAGGTGCCGCCGCATCAGCTGCCGCGCAGCGAGGCGGCAATCAAGACCATGCCGTCGGTTGCCGCCGGCCACGACTTGCATTTCGTCGCCGCGGTGCTCGAGCGCTGGCGCGGCGCCA